From Piliocolobus tephrosceles isolate RC106 chromosome 16, ASM277652v3, whole genome shotgun sequence, the proteins below share one genomic window:
- the PIMREG gene encoding protein PIMREG isoform X1: protein MASRWQSMGTSVRRRSLRHQEQLEDSKELQPVASHQETSAGALGSLCRQFQRRLPLRAVNLNLCAGPSWKRLETPEPGQQGLQAAARSAKSALGAMSQRIQESCQSGTKWLVETHVKARRRKRGAQKGSGSPTHSLSQKSTRLSGAAPAHSAADPWEKEHHHLSARMGSRAHPLRRSRREAAFRSPYSSTEPLCSPSESDSDPEPVGAGIQHLQKLSQELEEAIVVEERKQALSDRQVFVLKDVYASP, encoded by the exons ATGGCTTCTCGGTGGCAGAGCATGGGGACCTCTGTGCGCCGGAGATCTCTGCGGCACCAGGAGCAGCTGGAGGACAGCAAGGAGCTGCAGCCTGTGGCCAGCCATCAGGAGACCTCTGCAGGGGCCCTGGGGTCTCTGTGCAGACAGTTCCAAAGGCGGCTGCCCCTGAGAGCCGTCAACCTCAATCTCTGCGCAGGCCCCTCCTGGAAACGCCTGGAAACCCCAGAGCCAGGTCAGCAGGGCCTCCAGGCTGCAGCTCGCTCAGCTAAGAGTGCTTTGGGTGCCATGTCCCAG AGAATCCAGGAGTCCTGCCAAAGTGGCACCAAGTGGCTGGTGGAGACGCACGTGAAGGCCAGGAGGCGGAAGAGAGGCGCACAGAAGGGCAGTGGATCCCCAACTCACAGCCTGAGCCAGAAGAGCACTCGGCTGTCTGGAGCCGCCCCTGCCCACTCAGCCGCAGACCCCTGGGAGAAGGAGCATCACCACCTCTCGGCCCGGATGGGCTCACGTGCCCACCCATTACGGCGGTCAAGGCGGGAGGCTGCCTTCCGGAGCCCCTACTCCTCAACAGAGCCCCTCTGCTCTCCCAG CGAGTCTGACAGTGACCCAGAGCCTGTGGGGGCGGGAATCCAGCATCTCCAGAAGCTGTCCCAAGAGCTAGAGGAAGCCATTGTGGTGGAAGAGAG GAAACAAGCCCTATCTGACCGCCAAGTCTTCGTACTCAAGGATGTCTATGCTTCCCCATGA
- the PIMREG gene encoding protein PIMREG isoform X2, whose translation MASRWQSMGTSVRRRSLRHQEQLEDSKELQPVASHQETSAGALGSLCRQFQRRLPLRAVNLNLCAGPSWKRLETPEPGQQGLQAAARSAKSALGAMSQRIQESCQSGTKWLVETHVKARRRKRGAQKGSGSPTHSLSQKSTRLSGAAPAHSAADPWEKEHHHLSARMGSRAHPLRRSRREAAFRSPYSSTEPLCSPSESDSDPEPVGAGIQHLQKLSQELEEAIVVEESGDIVSLIHD comes from the exons ATGGCTTCTCGGTGGCAGAGCATGGGGACCTCTGTGCGCCGGAGATCTCTGCGGCACCAGGAGCAGCTGGAGGACAGCAAGGAGCTGCAGCCTGTGGCCAGCCATCAGGAGACCTCTGCAGGGGCCCTGGGGTCTCTGTGCAGACAGTTCCAAAGGCGGCTGCCCCTGAGAGCCGTCAACCTCAATCTCTGCGCAGGCCCCTCCTGGAAACGCCTGGAAACCCCAGAGCCAGGTCAGCAGGGCCTCCAGGCTGCAGCTCGCTCAGCTAAGAGTGCTTTGGGTGCCATGTCCCAG AGAATCCAGGAGTCCTGCCAAAGTGGCACCAAGTGGCTGGTGGAGACGCACGTGAAGGCCAGGAGGCGGAAGAGAGGCGCACAGAAGGGCAGTGGATCCCCAACTCACAGCCTGAGCCAGAAGAGCACTCGGCTGTCTGGAGCCGCCCCTGCCCACTCAGCCGCAGACCCCTGGGAGAAGGAGCATCACCACCTCTCGGCCCGGATGGGCTCACGTGCCCACCCATTACGGCGGTCAAGGCGGGAGGCTGCCTTCCGGAGCCCCTACTCCTCAACAGAGCCCCTCTGCTCTCCCAG CGAGTCTGACAGTGACCCAGAGCCTGTGGGGGCGGGAATCCAGCATCTCCAGAAGCTGTCCCAAGAGCTAGAGGAAGCCATTGTGGTGGAAGAGAG TGGTGACATCGTCTCTCTCATTCATGACTGA